The following proteins come from a genomic window of Pleuronectes platessa chromosome 2, fPlePla1.1, whole genome shotgun sequence:
- the setd5 gene encoding histone-lysine N-methyltransferase SETD5 isoform X3: MSIVIALGVTTPETSYSDMAAGSDPESVEASPAVNEKNYNNHSCGSAQSHGYRGLPYADHNYGAPPPPTPPASPLSQTIIPRMDLNGVVLGSRYHETTEDNSADSDSSSDEEGAVAGWCHCSLTPDGLLIKCDNCRGLDRRKEAEGQHRKTENISAGESSATESGDEEVSPSTVSYTATQHTPTSIKLIVNRVKRSKSKKRKKSTEKARGTPKGKKVKAFREGSRKSMRMKNSTTEASVLDENTAEGWESRIRQWTDQYEESLANQYSADVQELMQLHLSASTPTPKEGGESGTTTPSSTTQIHTSVDAMDTINHTELACNNTVLGSQMQLQLGRVTRVQKHRKILRAAKSLEPDTLIIEYRGKVMLKQQFEVNGHFFKKPYPFVLFHSKYNDVEMCVDARTFGNDARFIRRSCTPNAEVRHMIVEGMFHLCIHAVSHITKDTEVTIGFDYEFNNCHYKVDCACHKGNLNCPVQKHNLSPKENFLSPPSLLPPSPLIGAETRRRKARRREIEGCLTSDSNQTLDEHQEAKELPGTSDAEESLMDEMKVEDGEDGEVDENGLPISSKKTLNSLVSRRRRVGGTEIKEEGVETEDGAGNPTGNTPIPHSTGVGVSTRRTTYVMEASSIEEKTSLPYPTTPVATPKPARPTKPRPKSRISRYRSSSSQRARRQRQALAQQAAAAAAAAALAAMPSSAEQGAALDEEGSQGPYGGEHGHGESGLGGHLLDGDSQALNCINRGNMRDPKTKKYLVTEWLNDKIPGGEKVQQEVLVERPLRITTDPTVLATTLNMLPGLSHSSLICTAPRHYVRFGSPFNPERRRPRPLQMDGTYGCYKKRWIKQVEDESCSASIEDGTESTSSHQSNSSRSTPNPLSTELNPPIKKRLSKYTTETTPAPSDNLLRPLSPITPPLPEESPHPLLHTPCGSLLPNGLIYSPMPSLPASRCNTPLQFENISSPEASPVHRPESISPEPCLQTDFEVPRPQFPDLSLPSSLESPVAMTSDDLSLPGCASGQDSQGPSCVGTSSLNPVSCAPSDLNPQNREQAFRTEFNLIYTCSPLNANLGNPVAPDCRQSLSEGGFSPAESFHSSISGQGMMGDMGPGSMSPYGEPHYGGGYPDSGTPPHTSNPPQKRKRANQHTISLLTGKPDYQAIAVRSEYKPVQNMVSLLEYRKRKQSSGRDPEPFGSSSSLGGTPTRPGSHYSEDSHHAHSHQQMQPPATPHSSFSSSTLMNPIPQIEEVSPPDHQGPSAEPRHQDNNQWMVPTTVERLREGQGALERVLRSIKMERIYKRSDGSTEKEFDGDRYEMQAASMASPMKSPNRYSPSVYSQQSTESHRQTDSPSLRQQTSTSPFPGSYSPSSGQSFYARHPSHPGLSQDHPPSTYPSHSPTATSSSDSRPPAESLHQQSSSSNADRAHGYGSSHLKASLLNSSGLAGAPAPGPRAHGQTKIDSGTLASRGSQQQASRSLKSGSPSQATLQASSRLLSASGSTHYPQRGTSLSQFQHSPLQGPGVRTQSGSF; encoded by the exons ATGAGCATAGTAATTGCGCTGGGAGTCACCACACCTGAAACGTCTTACTCAGATATGGCTGCTGGATCCGA CCCTGAGTCAGTTGAAGCAAGTCCTGCCGTGAATGAgaaaaactacaacaaccacagctGTGGGAGCGCACAGAGTCATGGGTATCGGGGACTACCATATGCT GATCACAACTATGgcgcacccccaccccccaccccaccagCCTCCCCGCTTTCCCAAACCATCATCCCCCGCATGGATCTCAACGGCGTCGTCCTCGGCTCCCGTTATCATGAAACTACAGAGGACAACTCAGCAGACAGCGACAGCTCCTCAGACGAGGAAGGGGCCGTGGCCGGCTGGTGTCACTGCAGCCTGACGCCGGATGGCCTGCTCATCAAGTGTGACAACTGCAG aggaCTTGACAGGAGGAAAGAAGCAGAGGGCCAACACAGAAAGACTGAAAATATCTCAG CTGGAGAAAGTAGTGCCACAGAGAgtggtgatgaagaggtgtcGCCGTCCACCGTCTCCTACACCGCCACCCAGCACACACCCACCAGCATCAAACTCATTGTCAACCGGGTCAAAAGGAGCAAAtccaaaaagaggaagaagagcacaGAAAAGGCTCGTGGGACACCAAAAGGCAAAAAGGTCAAG GCTTTTAGAGAGGGTTCCCGGAAGTCCATGAGGATGAAG AACTCAACAACAGAGGCCAGCGTGCTGGatgagaacacagcagagggCTGGGAGAGCAGGATCCGCCAGTGGACAGACCAATATGAGGAGTCTCTGGCAAACCAGTACAGCGCTGATGTCCAGGAACTGATGCAGCTTCATCTTTCTGCCagcacccccacccccaaagAGGGGGGTGAGAGTGGTACCACAACGCCTTCCTCCACCACACAGATCCACACCTCTGTTGATGCCATGGACACCATCAACCACACTGAGCTGGCCTGTAACAACACAGTGCTGGGCTCACAGATGCAG CTCCAGTTAGGGCGGGTAACAAGGGTGCAGAAACACAGGAAGATCCTCCGAGCTGCCAAGAGCCTGGAACCAGACACCCTCATAATTGAATATCGGGGAAAGGTTATGCTCAAACAACAGTTTGAGGTCAACGGGCACTTCTTTAAAAA ACCCTACCCCTTTGTGCTGTTTCACTCAAAATATAACGATGTCGAGATGTGCGTTGATGCACGGACCTTTGGAAATGACGCCCGCTTCATCAGAAGGTCCTGTACCCCCAACGCTGAG GTCCGACATATGATTGTTGAGGGTATGTTCCATCTCTGCATCCATGCTGTCAGTCACATCACAAAGGACACTGAGGTCACCATTGGATTTGACTATGAGTTCAATAACTG TCATTACAAAGTGGATTGTGCCTGCCATAAGGGCAACCTGAATTGCCCAGTGCAGAAGCACAACCTGAGCCCCAAGGAGAACTTTCTGAGTCCCCCTTCTCtgctgcctccctctcctctgattggtgcCGAGACCCGTCGGAGAAAAGCTCGCAGGAGGGAAATCGAGGGCTGTTTGACCAGCGATAGCAACCAGACCCTAGATGAGCACCAGGAGGCCAAAGAGCTGCCGGGGACAAGtgatgcagag GAGAGTCTAATGGATGAGATGAAagtggaggatggagaggatggagaggtgGATGAAAATGGGCTCCCCATCTCCAGTAAAAAA ACATTAAACAGTCTGgtgagtaggaggaggagagtgggaggaacagagataaaggaggagggtgTAGAAACTGAGGACGGGGCAGGAAACCCCACAGGGAACACCCCCATACCTCACAGCACTGGAGTAGGGGTCAGCACGCGACGTACCACCTATGTGATG GAAGCTTCATCTATTGAAGAAAAGACCTCATTACCCTACCCTACTACCCCAGTTGCCACTCCTAAACCTGCACGACCTACAAAGCCTCGGCCCAAAAGTCGGATCTCTCGCTACCGGTCGAGCTCATCACAGCGGGCCCGGCGGCAGCGTCAAGCTCTCGCGCAGCAGGCAGCTGCAGCTGCCGCAGCTGCAGCGTTGGCAGCTATGCCATCATCAGCTGAGCAAGGGGCTGCTCTGGATGAGGAGGGATCTCAGGGTCCATATGGCGGCGAACATGGCCACGGAGAGAGCGGTCTAGGGGGTCATCTACTTGATGGAGACAGTCAGGCTCTAAACTGCATAAATAGAGGCAACATGCGCGACCCCAAAACCAAGAAG TACCTTGTGACAGAGTGGCTGAATGACAAGATACCTGGAGGGGAGAAGGTCCAGCAAGAGGTGCTTGTTGAGCGCCCCCTGCGGATAACCACTGACCCCACGGTGCTGGCCACCACCCTCAATATGCTGCCAGGTCTCTCCCACTCTTCGCTCATTTGCACCGCACCCAGACACTACGTCCGCTTCGGCTCCCCCTTTAACCCGGAGAGAcgcaggccccgcccactccaaATGGATGGCACTTATGGCTGCTACAAAAAG AGATGGATAAAGCAGGTGGAGGATGAAAGCTGTTCAGCCAGTATAGAAGATGGCACAGAGTCCACATCCTCTCACCAAAGTAACAGTAGCAGATCCACCCCCAACCCCCTGTCCACTG AGCTCAATCCCCCAATTAAGAAGCGTCTCTCCAAATATACGACAGAGACGACACCAGCCCCCTCAGACAACCTGCTTCGCCCACTATCACCCATCACGCCGCCACTCCCAGAGGAATCCCCCCACCCACTGCTCCATACCCCCTGTGGCTCCTTGCTGCCCAATGGCCTGATCTACTCACCAATGCCCTCGCTACCCGCAAGCCGCTGCAACACACCTCTGCAATTTGAA AACATATCGTCCCCTGAGGCGTCTCCTGTTCACCGGCCAGAGTCCATCTCACCTGAG CCGTGTCTTCAGACAGACTTTGAAGTCCCTCGGCCTCAGTTCCCGGACCTGTCCCTCCCCTCCAGTTTAGAGAGCCCTGTGGCCATGACCTCAGATGACCTTTCCCTTCCTGGATGCGCCTCAGGCCAAGATTCCCAGGGTCCATCATGTGTTGGGACCAGCTCCCTAAACCCAGTGTCCTGTGCTCCTTCGGACCTAAACCCCCAAAACAGGGAGCAGGCCTTCAGGACAGAGTTCAACCTCATATACACCTGCTCGCCCCTTAATGCAAACCTGGGAAACCCTGTGGCCCCCGATTGCCGCCAGTCCCTGTCAGAGGGAGGCTTTTCCCCTGCAGAGTCCTTCCACAGTTCTATAAGTGGCCAGGGGATGATGGGAGATATGGGCCCCGGCTCTATGTCACCCTATGGTGAGCCTCATTATGGGGGAGGCTACCCAGACAGTggcacacctcctcacaccagcAACCCACCACAAAAGAGGAAG AGGGCCAACCAGCATACCATTAGTCTGCTGACAGGGAAGCCAGATTACCAGGCTATAGCTGTAAGAAGTGAATACAAGCCAGTACAAAATATG GTGTCTTTGCTGGAGTACCGCaagaggaagcagagcagcGGTCGAGACCCAGAGCCCTTTGGCAGCAGCTCCTCCCTGGGTGGCACCCCCACCCGGCCTGGCTCCCATTACAGCGAAGATTCCCATCATGCCCATTCCCATCAGCAGATGCAGCCTCCAGCTACCCCACAcagctccttctcttcctcaacACTCATGAACCCTATCCCACAGATAGAGGAGGTCAGTCCTCCAGACCACCAGGGCCCGTCTGCGGAGCCCAGGCACCAGGACAACAACCAGTG GATGGTTCCCACTACTGTTGAACGTCTAAGGGAAGGCCAGGGCGCACTCGAGCGTGTGCTTAGAAGCATCAAAATGGAGCGGATCTACAAGAGGAGTGACGGATCGACAGAGAAGGAGTTTG ATGGGGATCGATATGAGATGCAAGCAGCGTCCATGGCTTCTCCCATGAAGAGTCCCAACAGATACAGTCCCTCTGTGTACTCACAACAG tCAACAGAAAGCCACCGGCAGACTGACAGCCCGTCACTCCGTCAGCAGACCTCCACCTCTCCATTCCCGGGATCCTACAGTCCCTCATCAGGCCAGAGCTTCTACGCACGCCACCCCTCCCACCCTGGACTTTCCCAGGACCACCCTCCATCAACCTACCCCAGTCACTCCCCCACCGCCACCTCATCCTCAGACTCGCGGCCGCCCGCAGAGTCTCTACACCAGCAGAGTAGCAGCAGTAACGCGGACAGAGCCCATGGCTACGGCAGCAGCCACTTAAAAGCAAGTCTTTTGAACAGCAGTGGCCTGGCAGGGGCCCCCGCCCCAGGACCCAGGGCCCATGGGCAGACTAAAATAGACTCGGGCACCCTGGCCTCCAGAGGGAGTCAGCAGCAGGCGTCTCGCAGCCTGAAATCGGGCAGCCCGAGCCAGGCGACGCTGCAGGCCAGCTCAAGGCTACTGTCGGCCTCTGGATCGACACACTACCCACAGAGAGGGACGAGCCTCAGCCAGTTCCAGCACTCCCCTCTCCAGGGACCCGGAGTAAGGACACAGTCAGGAAGCTTTTAG
- the setd5 gene encoding histone-lysine N-methyltransferase SETD5 isoform X4: MSIVIALGVTTPETSYSDMAAGSDPESVEASPAVNEKNYNNHSCGSAQSHGYRGLPYAMQQSSVVCCQDHNYGAPPPPTPPASPLSQTIIPRMDLNGVVLGSRYHETTEDNSADSDSSSDEEGAVAGWCHCSLTPDGLLIKCDNCRGLDRRKEAEGQHRKTENISAGESSATESGDEEVSPSTVSYTATQHTPTSIKLIVNRVKRSKSKKRKKSTEKARGTPKGKKVKAFREGSRKSMRMKNSTTEASVLDENTAEGWESRIRQWTDQYEESLANQYSADVQELMQLHLSASTPTPKEGGESGTTTPSSTTQIHTSVDAMDTINHTELACNNTVLGSQMQLQLGRVTRVQKHRKILRAAKSLEPDTLIIEYRGKVMLKQQFEVNGHFFKKPYPFVLFHSKYNDVEMCVDARTFGNDARFIRRSCTPNAEVRHMIVEGMFHLCIHAVSHITKDTEVTIGFDYEFNNCHYKVDCACHKGNLNCPVQKHNLSPKENFLSPPSLLPPSPLIGAETRRRKARRREIEGCLTSDSNQTLDEHQEAKELPGTSDAEESLMDEMKVEDGEDGEVDENGLPISSKKTLNSLVSRRRRVGGTEIKEEGVETEDGAGNPTGNTPIPHSTGVGVSTRRTTYVMEASSIEEKTSLPYPTTPVATPKPARPTKPRPKSRISRYRSSSSQRARRQRQALAQQAAAAAAAAALAAMPSSAEQGAALDEEGSQGPYGGEHGHGESGLGGHLLDGDSQALNCINRGNMRDPKTKKYLVTEWLNDKIPGGEKVQQEVLVERPLRITTDPTVLATTLNMLPGLSHSSLICTAPRHYVRFGSPFNPERRRPRPLQMDGTYGCYKKRWIKQVEDESCSASIEDGTESTSSHQSNSSRSTPNPLSTELNPPIKKRLSKYTTETTPAPSDNLLRPLSPITPPLPEESPHPLLHTPCGSLLPNGLIYSPMPSLPASRCNTPLQFENISSPEASPVHRPESISPEPCLQTDFEVPRPQFPDLSLPSSLESPVAMTSDDLSLPGCASGQDSQGPSCVGTSSLNPVSCAPSDLNPQNREQAFRTEFNLIYTCSPLNANLGNPVAPDCRQSLSEGGFSPAESFHSSISGQGMMGDMGPGSMSPYGEPHYGGGYPDSGTPPHTSNPPQKRKVSLLEYRKRKQSSGRDPEPFGSSSSLGGTPTRPGSHYSEDSHHAHSHQQMQPPATPHSSFSSSTLMNPIPQIEEVSPPDHQGPSAEPRHQDNNQWMVPTTVERLREGQGALERVLRSIKMERIYKRSDGSTEKEFDGDRYEMQAASMASPMKSPNRYSPSVYSQQSTESHRQTDSPSLRQQTSTSPFPGSYSPSSGQSFYARHPSHPGLSQDHPPSTYPSHSPTATSSSDSRPPAESLHQQSSSSNADRAHGYGSSHLKASLLNSSGLAGAPAPGPRAHGQTKIDSGTLASRGSQQQASRSLKSGSPSQATLQASSRLLSASGSTHYPQRGTSLSQFQHSPLQGPGVRTQSGSF; the protein is encoded by the exons ATGAGCATAGTAATTGCGCTGGGAGTCACCACACCTGAAACGTCTTACTCAGATATGGCTGCTGGATCCGA CCCTGAGTCAGTTGAAGCAAGTCCTGCCGTGAATGAgaaaaactacaacaaccacagctGTGGGAGCGCACAGAGTCATGGGTATCGGGGACTACCATATGCT ATGCAACAGTCTTCCGTTGTGTGTTGTCAGGATCACAACTATGgcgcacccccaccccccaccccaccagCCTCCCCGCTTTCCCAAACCATCATCCCCCGCATGGATCTCAACGGCGTCGTCCTCGGCTCCCGTTATCATGAAACTACAGAGGACAACTCAGCAGACAGCGACAGCTCCTCAGACGAGGAAGGGGCCGTGGCCGGCTGGTGTCACTGCAGCCTGACGCCGGATGGCCTGCTCATCAAGTGTGACAACTGCAG aggaCTTGACAGGAGGAAAGAAGCAGAGGGCCAACACAGAAAGACTGAAAATATCTCAG CTGGAGAAAGTAGTGCCACAGAGAgtggtgatgaagaggtgtcGCCGTCCACCGTCTCCTACACCGCCACCCAGCACACACCCACCAGCATCAAACTCATTGTCAACCGGGTCAAAAGGAGCAAAtccaaaaagaggaagaagagcacaGAAAAGGCTCGTGGGACACCAAAAGGCAAAAAGGTCAAG GCTTTTAGAGAGGGTTCCCGGAAGTCCATGAGGATGAAG AACTCAACAACAGAGGCCAGCGTGCTGGatgagaacacagcagagggCTGGGAGAGCAGGATCCGCCAGTGGACAGACCAATATGAGGAGTCTCTGGCAAACCAGTACAGCGCTGATGTCCAGGAACTGATGCAGCTTCATCTTTCTGCCagcacccccacccccaaagAGGGGGGTGAGAGTGGTACCACAACGCCTTCCTCCACCACACAGATCCACACCTCTGTTGATGCCATGGACACCATCAACCACACTGAGCTGGCCTGTAACAACACAGTGCTGGGCTCACAGATGCAG CTCCAGTTAGGGCGGGTAACAAGGGTGCAGAAACACAGGAAGATCCTCCGAGCTGCCAAGAGCCTGGAACCAGACACCCTCATAATTGAATATCGGGGAAAGGTTATGCTCAAACAACAGTTTGAGGTCAACGGGCACTTCTTTAAAAA ACCCTACCCCTTTGTGCTGTTTCACTCAAAATATAACGATGTCGAGATGTGCGTTGATGCACGGACCTTTGGAAATGACGCCCGCTTCATCAGAAGGTCCTGTACCCCCAACGCTGAG GTCCGACATATGATTGTTGAGGGTATGTTCCATCTCTGCATCCATGCTGTCAGTCACATCACAAAGGACACTGAGGTCACCATTGGATTTGACTATGAGTTCAATAACTG TCATTACAAAGTGGATTGTGCCTGCCATAAGGGCAACCTGAATTGCCCAGTGCAGAAGCACAACCTGAGCCCCAAGGAGAACTTTCTGAGTCCCCCTTCTCtgctgcctccctctcctctgattggtgcCGAGACCCGTCGGAGAAAAGCTCGCAGGAGGGAAATCGAGGGCTGTTTGACCAGCGATAGCAACCAGACCCTAGATGAGCACCAGGAGGCCAAAGAGCTGCCGGGGACAAGtgatgcagag GAGAGTCTAATGGATGAGATGAAagtggaggatggagaggatggagaggtgGATGAAAATGGGCTCCCCATCTCCAGTAAAAAA ACATTAAACAGTCTGgtgagtaggaggaggagagtgggaggaacagagataaaggaggagggtgTAGAAACTGAGGACGGGGCAGGAAACCCCACAGGGAACACCCCCATACCTCACAGCACTGGAGTAGGGGTCAGCACGCGACGTACCACCTATGTGATG GAAGCTTCATCTATTGAAGAAAAGACCTCATTACCCTACCCTACTACCCCAGTTGCCACTCCTAAACCTGCACGACCTACAAAGCCTCGGCCCAAAAGTCGGATCTCTCGCTACCGGTCGAGCTCATCACAGCGGGCCCGGCGGCAGCGTCAAGCTCTCGCGCAGCAGGCAGCTGCAGCTGCCGCAGCTGCAGCGTTGGCAGCTATGCCATCATCAGCTGAGCAAGGGGCTGCTCTGGATGAGGAGGGATCTCAGGGTCCATATGGCGGCGAACATGGCCACGGAGAGAGCGGTCTAGGGGGTCATCTACTTGATGGAGACAGTCAGGCTCTAAACTGCATAAATAGAGGCAACATGCGCGACCCCAAAACCAAGAAG TACCTTGTGACAGAGTGGCTGAATGACAAGATACCTGGAGGGGAGAAGGTCCAGCAAGAGGTGCTTGTTGAGCGCCCCCTGCGGATAACCACTGACCCCACGGTGCTGGCCACCACCCTCAATATGCTGCCAGGTCTCTCCCACTCTTCGCTCATTTGCACCGCACCCAGACACTACGTCCGCTTCGGCTCCCCCTTTAACCCGGAGAGAcgcaggccccgcccactccaaATGGATGGCACTTATGGCTGCTACAAAAAG AGATGGATAAAGCAGGTGGAGGATGAAAGCTGTTCAGCCAGTATAGAAGATGGCACAGAGTCCACATCCTCTCACCAAAGTAACAGTAGCAGATCCACCCCCAACCCCCTGTCCACTG AGCTCAATCCCCCAATTAAGAAGCGTCTCTCCAAATATACGACAGAGACGACACCAGCCCCCTCAGACAACCTGCTTCGCCCACTATCACCCATCACGCCGCCACTCCCAGAGGAATCCCCCCACCCACTGCTCCATACCCCCTGTGGCTCCTTGCTGCCCAATGGCCTGATCTACTCACCAATGCCCTCGCTACCCGCAAGCCGCTGCAACACACCTCTGCAATTTGAA AACATATCGTCCCCTGAGGCGTCTCCTGTTCACCGGCCAGAGTCCATCTCACCTGAG CCGTGTCTTCAGACAGACTTTGAAGTCCCTCGGCCTCAGTTCCCGGACCTGTCCCTCCCCTCCAGTTTAGAGAGCCCTGTGGCCATGACCTCAGATGACCTTTCCCTTCCTGGATGCGCCTCAGGCCAAGATTCCCAGGGTCCATCATGTGTTGGGACCAGCTCCCTAAACCCAGTGTCCTGTGCTCCTTCGGACCTAAACCCCCAAAACAGGGAGCAGGCCTTCAGGACAGAGTTCAACCTCATATACACCTGCTCGCCCCTTAATGCAAACCTGGGAAACCCTGTGGCCCCCGATTGCCGCCAGTCCCTGTCAGAGGGAGGCTTTTCCCCTGCAGAGTCCTTCCACAGTTCTATAAGTGGCCAGGGGATGATGGGAGATATGGGCCCCGGCTCTATGTCACCCTATGGTGAGCCTCATTATGGGGGAGGCTACCCAGACAGTggcacacctcctcacaccagcAACCCACCACAAAAGAGGAAG GTGTCTTTGCTGGAGTACCGCaagaggaagcagagcagcGGTCGAGACCCAGAGCCCTTTGGCAGCAGCTCCTCCCTGGGTGGCACCCCCACCCGGCCTGGCTCCCATTACAGCGAAGATTCCCATCATGCCCATTCCCATCAGCAGATGCAGCCTCCAGCTACCCCACAcagctccttctcttcctcaacACTCATGAACCCTATCCCACAGATAGAGGAGGTCAGTCCTCCAGACCACCAGGGCCCGTCTGCGGAGCCCAGGCACCAGGACAACAACCAGTG GATGGTTCCCACTACTGTTGAACGTCTAAGGGAAGGCCAGGGCGCACTCGAGCGTGTGCTTAGAAGCATCAAAATGGAGCGGATCTACAAGAGGAGTGACGGATCGACAGAGAAGGAGTTTG ATGGGGATCGATATGAGATGCAAGCAGCGTCCATGGCTTCTCCCATGAAGAGTCCCAACAGATACAGTCCCTCTGTGTACTCACAACAG tCAACAGAAAGCCACCGGCAGACTGACAGCCCGTCACTCCGTCAGCAGACCTCCACCTCTCCATTCCCGGGATCCTACAGTCCCTCATCAGGCCAGAGCTTCTACGCACGCCACCCCTCCCACCCTGGACTTTCCCAGGACCACCCTCCATCAACCTACCCCAGTCACTCCCCCACCGCCACCTCATCCTCAGACTCGCGGCCGCCCGCAGAGTCTCTACACCAGCAGAGTAGCAGCAGTAACGCGGACAGAGCCCATGGCTACGGCAGCAGCCACTTAAAAGCAAGTCTTTTGAACAGCAGTGGCCTGGCAGGGGCCCCCGCCCCAGGACCCAGGGCCCATGGGCAGACTAAAATAGACTCGGGCACCCTGGCCTCCAGAGGGAGTCAGCAGCAGGCGTCTCGCAGCCTGAAATCGGGCAGCCCGAGCCAGGCGACGCTGCAGGCCAGCTCAAGGCTACTGTCGGCCTCTGGATCGACACACTACCCACAGAGAGGGACGAGCCTCAGCCAGTTCCAGCACTCCCCTCTCCAGGGACCCGGAGTAAGGACACAGTCAGGAAGCTTTTAG